The Candidatus Binatia bacterium sequence TCTCGATGGCCAGGATCATCGGCGTGATCGAGGGGCCGATCGCCATGACAGAGTGCAGCACTCACCCTGGTATCTGCGGGTTGGAGCCGGCGTGCCCGGTCCGCAGCAACTGGCGGCGGATCAACCAGGCGGTGCAGCGGGCACTCGATACGCTCACCCTCGCGGACATGACGGCGCCCCTGCCGCAGCGGCTGGCAGCACCGGGCCGCAACCATGCCGTTTTCCCGCTCACGCTGATGGCGAGGCAGACTTCATGACGACAACAACGGATGCAATCGAGCGGCTGACACAGCAGGAGTACAAGTACGGCTTCGTTACCGACCTCGACACCGAAACGGCGCCGCGCGGGCTGAACGAAGACATCATCCGGCTGATATCGGCGAAGAAGAACGAGCCCCCCTTCATGCTGGAATGGCGACTCAAGGCATTCCGCCATTGGGACAAGCTCGCCAAGTCCGAGGCGGAGCCGAAGTGGGCCAACGTGCACTATCCCCCGATCGATTACCAGGACATGATATATTACGCGGCGCCGAAGCCGAAGAAGCAACTCGGCAGCCTGAATGAGGTCGATCCCGAAGTGCGGGCCATGTTCGACAAGCTGGGGATCTCCCTGCAGGAGCAGGGACGCCTCACGGGAGTGGCGGTGGACGCAGTTGTTGACAGCGTTTCCGTCGCCACGACGTTCAAGACGAAACTGGCCGAGCTCGGCATCATCTTTTGCGCCTTTTCCGAAGCCGTGCGTGAGCAC is a genomic window containing:
- a CDS encoding SUF system Fe-S cluster assembly regulator, coding for MIRIAKLTDYAIVLLTYFAGDADQVRTARDLGAQARIPLPTVCKVLKALSRGGLLVSQRGVKGGYSLARRPEEISMARIIGVIEGPIAMTECSTHPGICGLEPACPVRSNWRRINQAVQRALDTLTLADMTAPLPQRLAAPGRNHAVFPLTLMARQTS